AACATGGCACACATGGCAGTAGAAGTCATCGACTATCAGCGCTTGCTGGAACGAGACGACAATGAAATTAAGAGGCTGACCAGCATCTGTTCCAATGCCGGGCTGTTCTTTTTGGACTTGAGGGGACCAGAAAGCAAAGCCCTGCTGGCAGACTTGCAGCCCATCATTGACGCTCAGCGCAACTTCTTTGGGCAGAAGCCTGAGATGAAACTGCCGTACGCGAGCCCTCTCGATGGTCGAGGGTAAGATGCCCCGTTTCTCATAGTCACAAGACAGTAGAATTGACTGGTGCATACCTGCAGATACGACAGTTTTGACGAGATTTTCGTGCAGAGACTCAAGGTTTGTTTGTAACTTGCAACTTGCAACTTGAATagaaactacatgtacagtGGCTCAACTGCTATTATCCCACAGTTATCGCGAGAGGAGCAGATTCAAGGCAGCCTTGCCCTGCCCAAAGACCTGCAAACGGTTGAGACCAAAGTCAACAACGTGTCCTCCAGAATCGATGCTATTCTTCGCGACATCTCCATGCTGCTCTGTCAGAATATGGACCCTCCCATTTCGACCAAGGTCGTGGACGATCCAAGCAGCACTGGTCTGAGTAACTTGTGCCTGGGTATATCGGCTGCAAAAGCTGGAACGCCGGTGATGGGTGAGCATTTGGATGAGGACCTCTTGACGATTACGTTCTACGATGAGCCTTTCCTGGAGGTTCTGGATAGACAAGCTCAGACGTGGAAACTCGTTGAAGTGCTGGAACACTTACCCATCGTAAATGTTGGTGATAGGTTTCAGAACTTTTCTAATGGTCGGCTGCATGCGCCGCTGCATCGAGTCAAACAGACACCAAACCAGATAGATCTCATCATGTATGATTTGGATGCAAGTATACAGCAGGTGTGTTAATTATCAAAGGCGGATTGATTTCTGTGGCTTCATGGCATTATATAGGTACCTAGATCTAGGAAGTTTTTCTGAAGATGGATTTCATGCTGGAGCAAAGCTTCAATCTGTGAAAAAGCTGTAGACACTAGCAACGAGTGCTTTTGAATAAATGTATCCATATTGCATGAATAATGGCCCATGTGTACATCTGATCTTGAGACGAAGACATCGAAATTCTAGCCAGCATGGGCCACAACTTTTATAACCTCTACATACATAGTCTgaaatactactactggGGTGGTAACCACTCATGCCAATATCTTTTCAATCTCCGCCCGTCCATACTCGTAACCGCCTACAAAATCACACGACTTGACGGGATCTGAGCTGAGCTCTGCCAAACAAGCCTCAAATCCTACCCTCTTTCGCTCAATGACTTCGCACAGGTAACTTCTGTCCCCTTTAGCCAGCAGCGATTCGTCCGCAGCCACCAACACCTCCATGTCGAGAAAAGCGCGAGCCAGACCTAGCAGGAATGCCCCGTTCTTCTGCGGCCGCATGGACCAGTTGAGCAAAGAGTGTGCAAACTTCGTGACAGCGGGCGAGTCCTCATTCAAAGGCCCAATAATGTCGCCTAGACACGTTGGCTCAGGCAAGTTGTGTCGACGAGCCATTTCGCATCCAAGGGCGATGAGATCTGGGCGATATCCACGGCACAACTGCTCATCCATACCAGCAATGCCCGTATTCTCTGGGCTGTAACCCATGTCGGCACGAATAATTTGGAGGATCTTAGCCGTCAACGGTGTGGCCGTCTGATACGGTGATGCTACCATGTTCTCCAATATGCAAGGATGCACGAACCATAGCGGAAGGATGGCATCAAGTCTAATCTGAGAGACCTGCAAGGCGGACAACGGAACAAAGTCGTGTGAGTCGCTGGGAGGGTATGCTTGCGGGGGGGAAAAGACTGGATGGGTAACAGCCACATCCTGCCGCGGAGGGAGAAATGAGTTTTCCAAAAGTGAGTGCCCTCCAACCGTTTTCCAGTAAGAGTCTCCTGGACAAGCATCCTTTTCCTGGAGAGAATCGATCCAGGTGCGCAAAAGTTCGACCTCGCTATCGGTGAACGCGCCAAACATCCGACCAGTCCAGGAGAGTTCTTTCATAAGCAGGCTCTTGCTGCTATTGCCTCTGTACACCCACGGTTTTGAGTCAGCCAAGGCGTGTAGAAACCCGTATTTCCACTCGTCCCCTTTCTCGTTGGCAGAAAAGGGCGTCGAGAACCATTCTGATAAGCTTTTCCCACCGATGCGGGCTCGACTGGTGCAGTGGATCTTGCGTGCAAGATTGGCCTTGCGATGGAGTATCTGGATCAATCTCTCTTCATACACATCCGGCGTCTCACTCTCGTCAAGGCTTTGCGAAAGCAAATATCCGGCCTGGATACGCTTCCACGCCTGGTCGCAGCCCATCATGCCAGTCTTGCGCATGAGATCCATGAAAGCGACAATGTTGGCCAGTGCCATACCCGAGTGGCCCGAGTCAGCATTGTCGATCGATATATGCAGGGCAAAGTAATACGCCGAAATGCCAACTTCTGGGAACTCTTTGGTTGCTTTCAACCCTGTAGGGGCCAATGCCTCGAAATGTAAGTTTAGACCCAGGATCTCGGGCAGAAACTCGTTGGGGAAGAGGGAAATGAGCAATTGCCCAATTGAATTCCTCCACACTTGCTCATCGTTCAGTCCATGGCGGTCCTGGATGAAATCGATCGAGTCGCTTGCTGGGAGATCAACGCCATGCTTTCTCAGCAAATCTCTATAAATCAAGACATGGTTTTTCTCAACATCTCCATCGCCTAGTTCCTCTGAAAACACCTGCCATGCATTCTTGGTGATGTCTCTGAGCACAAATGGTGTCGTGATTTTGTGAACACGGCATAGCCAAGCTCCATCGATAAAATTCAAGGGGGCAAGGCGCTTGAGCCATTGGATTGCGTCCTCTTTGGTATTGAACAGCTCTCGAGGGGATCCAGCTGATCTTCGCCTGACATACGACTCGAATGCATCCGAGACCTCTTGACGTTCGGCCTCGAGAAACTTGTCCAGCGCTGCCGGGTCGTACTCCTTCAAGTCTAGAATACTGCGGGTCGGCGGCTTGTACCTCGCCATTGAAAACCCGTGTTCCAAAAGTTGCAGAAGCATCTCCTTTGCGGCTGGTAGAATCTCTGGGAACTCTTCGAGGTTTTGTACTTTGTAGTACATCTCTTTGTATAGCGCGACTCGTTCTGCCAATTTGGCCTCGAGTCTCGATCTCTGATTTGCATCCAAGGGGGTGACGCGGTTGGCCTGGCCTCCAAACCAGGTACGCCACCTCTGGACCAACAATAAGGCAGCACAAAGTGAGAAAAGGGCGATAATCTTGATGAAAGACATGATGAAGTGTTTTCTAATCGGTGACGGTCTCAACAACCGGCCGTGCCCCTGGTTCGAAATCAGGTGAGAGAAGTATAATGATATGTGCTagctttagtttaatagcgGTTGAAAATATCATACGAGATTCTCCCAGAGTGACGAGTATGCTGTCTATAAAATAGTGATGCATACAGCTTGTTCTTTTCCAGTCGCACCAATCGCATGGCCCGCTGTAGAATCTCAAGACTAG
The Trichoderma asperellum chromosome 7, complete sequence DNA segment above includes these coding regions:
- a CDS encoding uncharacterized protein (EggNog:ENOG41) yields the protein MAHMAVEVIDYQRLLERDDNEIKRLTSICSNAGLFFLDLRGPESKALLADLQPIIDAQRNFFGQKPEMKLPYASPLDGRGYDSFDEIFVQRLKLSREEQIQGSLALPKDLQTVETKVNNVSSRIDAILRDISMLLCQNMDPPISTKVVDDPSSTGLSNLCLGISAAKAGTPVMGEHLDEDLLTITFYDEPFLEVLDRQAQTWKLVEVLEHLPIVNVGDRFQNFSNGRLHAPLHRVKQTPNQIDLIMYDLDASIQQVC
- a CDS encoding uncharacterized protein (EggNog:ENOG41~SECRETED:SignalP(1-15)); translation: MSFIKIIALFSLCAALLLVQRWRTWFGGQANRVTPLDANQRSRLEAKLAERVALYKEMYYKVQNLEEFPEILPAAKEMLLQLLEHGFSMARYKPPTRSILDLKEYDPAALDKFLEAERQEVSDAFESYVRRRSAGSPRELFNTKEDAIQWLKRLAPLNFIDGAWLCRVHKITTPFVLRDITKNAWQVFSEELGDGDVEKNHVLIYRDLLRKHGVDLPASDSIDFIQDRHGLNDEQVWRNSIGQLLISLFPNEFLPEILGLNLHFEALAPTGLKATKEFPEVGISAYYFALHISIDNADSGHSGMALANIVAFMDLMRKTGMMGCDQAWKRIQAGYLLSQSLDESETPDVYEERLIQILHRKANLARKIHCTSRARIGGKSLSEWFSTPFSANEKGDEWKYGFLHALADSKPWVYRGNSSKSLLMKELSWTGRMFGAFTDSEVELLRTWIDSLQEKDACPGDSYWKTVGGHSLLENSFLPPRQDVAVTHPVFSPPQAYPPSDSHDFVPLSALQVSQIRLDAILPLWFVHPCILENMVASPYQTATPLTAKILQIIRADMGYSPENTGIAGMDEQLCRGYRPDLIALGCEMARRHNLPEPTCLGDIIGPLNEDSPAVTKFAHSLLNWSMRPQKNGAFLLGLARAFLDMEVLVAADESLLAKGDRSYLCEVIERKRVGFEACLAELSSDPVKSCDFVGGYEYGRAEIEKILA